A single genomic interval of Cryomorphaceae bacterium 1068 harbors:
- a CDS encoding RDD family protein: MKFDNDYNLLTKPNLGKRFVAGLIDYGLIVLYFILMIYLFGEPNDDGGHSVNGWPAFSILVVWFLLTVGLEQFTGSTLGNKSQRLIVKPKMGLHKNLTFGQSFKRHLLDMIDLWPFGLIGILTIKNTEHNQRLGDLWAKTIVLDVTDPEQGRTQKEKKN; encoded by the coding sequence ATGAAATTCGATAACGACTATAATTTGCTGACTAAACCTAATTTAGGAAAGCGGTTTGTGGCGGGTCTAATTGACTATGGACTGATAGTGCTGTATTTCATTTTAATGATTTATCTGTTTGGCGAACCAAATGATGATGGCGGACATTCGGTAAATGGATGGCCTGCATTTTCAATTTTAGTAGTTTGGTTCCTACTTACCGTTGGACTCGAACAATTTACTGGTTCAACTTTGGGAAATAAGAGTCAACGATTGATAGTCAAACCTAAAATGGGCCTTCATAAAAACCTGACGTTCGGACAATCTTTTAAACGGCACTTGCTGGATATGATTGACCTCTGGCCATTTGGCCTAATAGGGATTTTGACTATTAAGAACACTGAACATAATCAACGCCTCGGTGACCTTTGGGCAAAGACGATAGTGCTTGATGTGACTGATCCAGAGCAAGGTAGAACACAAAAAGAAAAGAAAAACTAA
- a CDS encoding NAD(P)-dependent alcohol dehydrogenase produces MKGIRCLNYGGSENLVMDEFEKPSPKANEVLIGIKATSVTASDVLIRRLNEPLMPKFILQLIFGFGKPRNPILGMVTSGVVVEKGAQVTSFNIGDEVFAYGSISSLNHRFGSYAEFICLPQDWNIARKPENVSFEEAAAIPYGGLLASHLINQTRIRKGDEVLIYGASGSIGTAAVQLAKNAGAQVTSVCSKRNFELVYSLGSDKAIDYTAANAEDELGTYKYVIDAVGNSKTSTLKKKSKGALSDGGQYLSIDNGIPKTPKRAFFRLRELVESGRLKPVIDKMFPLEKMAEAHNYVERGHKRGNVIITVSH; encoded by the coding sequence ATGAAGGGGATAAGATGCTTAAATTACGGAGGTTCTGAAAACCTTGTGATGGATGAGTTTGAAAAACCATCACCCAAAGCCAATGAAGTGCTGATAGGAATAAAAGCTACCTCAGTTACGGCAAGTGATGTCCTTATACGGAGATTAAACGAGCCTCTTATGCCCAAATTTATCCTTCAGCTCATCTTTGGTTTCGGAAAACCAAGAAACCCGATTTTAGGAATGGTGACATCGGGAGTGGTTGTTGAGAAAGGTGCACAGGTTACTTCATTTAATATTGGAGATGAAGTTTTTGCGTACGGTTCTATTTCATCCCTGAATCATCGCTTTGGATCTTATGCGGAGTTCATCTGTTTACCACAAGATTGGAACATCGCACGAAAGCCTGAGAACGTAAGCTTTGAAGAAGCCGCTGCCATTCCTTATGGCGGATTATTGGCCTCTCATCTTATAAATCAGACCCGTATCCGAAAAGGAGATGAAGTGCTTATTTATGGAGCGTCAGGAAGTATTGGAACGGCAGCTGTTCAACTTGCCAAAAATGCCGGAGCTCAAGTCACCAGTGTATGCAGCAAAAGAAATTTTGAATTGGTTTATTCATTGGGCTCAGATAAGGCAATTGATTACACCGCTGCAAATGCAGAAGACGAATTGGGTACTTACAAGTATGTAATAGACGCAGTCGGAAACAGTAAAACATCTACGCTAAAGAAAAAGAGCAAAGGAGCACTTAGTGATGGTGGCCAATATCTGTCTATCGACAACGGGATTCCTAAAACTCCGAAAAGAGCATTTTTCAGACTCAGGGAATTGGTAGAAAGTGGCAGGCTTAAACCTGTAATCGATAAGATGTTTCCATTGGAAAAAATGGCGGAGGCTCACAATTATGTGGAGCGTGGTCATAAGCGAGGGAATGTCATCATAACCGTTTCTCATTGA
- a CDS encoding alpha/beta hydrolase: MKSLFKTEEGKNEILSLYDQKLDKLNIDSEYIQVETSFGKTNIIATGDVSNPSMVIIHGSNGCAPIALETYPNLSKSFRVFAVDVIAQPNKSAETRPSMNDDSYGKWMNEVIDQLNITDVTLAGFSFGGLIILKTLEHDESRIKEVYLSAPAYIVNGNPLAALFKVFIPMRRFMKSKKTRHVEKFLSNLFTERDEFALAFLQKVIAEFEMDFTPVPTIDSVKAKKITTPITIFAAKEDVLFPGRKMIKRASSIFPSLKESHLIEDSKHVQNKAQNKIIEEAILKKNDD; encoded by the coding sequence ATGAAATCACTATTTAAAACAGAGGAAGGTAAGAACGAAATCTTAAGTCTGTACGACCAAAAACTGGATAAACTCAATATTGACTCTGAGTACATTCAAGTTGAAACGAGCTTTGGAAAAACAAACATCATAGCCACGGGAGATGTATCAAACCCGTCCATGGTGATCATTCATGGTTCCAATGGTTGTGCGCCCATTGCATTAGAAACGTATCCGAACCTAAGCAAATCATTCAGAGTGTTTGCGGTTGATGTGATTGCGCAGCCCAATAAAAGCGCAGAAACCAGACCGAGTATGAACGATGACTCGTACGGCAAATGGATGAATGAAGTCATAGACCAACTCAACATTACGGATGTAACGCTTGCCGGATTTTCATTTGGTGGATTAATCATTCTAAAAACGTTGGAGCATGATGAAAGCAGGATAAAAGAAGTGTACTTGTCTGCACCTGCTTACATCGTTAATGGAAATCCGTTAGCAGCTTTGTTCAAAGTCTTTATCCCAATGAGAAGATTTATGAAATCGAAAAAAACGCGGCATGTAGAGAAATTCTTGTCCAACCTTTTCACCGAGCGAGATGAGTTTGCATTGGCGTTTCTTCAAAAAGTTATCGCGGAGTTTGAAATGGATTTTACACCCGTACCAACTATCGATTCCGTTAAGGCGAAAAAAATCACCACACCGATTACCATTTTTGCTGCCAAAGAAGACGTTTTATTTCCGGGGAGAAAGATGATCAAACGTGCGTCAAGCATATTCCCCTCGTTAAAGGAGAGTCACTTGATTGAAGACTCCAAGCACGTTCAAAATAAAGCACAGAATAAAATTATCGAAGAGGCCATTTTGAAAAAAAACGATGATTGA
- a CDS encoding DUF4386 domain-containing protein: protein MNNQTLSRIAGISYLIIFFAAIFANFFALESIIQAPIETVENNDLIVRIGIIAFLITVVFDVVVAWALKELYKSHSLTVLSTYLRMMHAAIMGVAIFALPLALKETTRQGILSQVDTFNYIWLIGLFFFGIHLTLLSKIAPVPKVIKVFLAIAGVIYVADTAAHFLLSNYSDFATVFLLLVAIPSIFGEMSFALWLLIRGGKTKE, encoded by the coding sequence ATGAACAACCAAACCTTATCAAGAATCGCCGGAATAAGTTATCTGATTATATTTTTTGCAGCAATTTTCGCAAATTTCTTTGCACTTGAATCCATTATTCAAGCCCCGATTGAAACTGTAGAGAACAATGATTTGATTGTAAGGATAGGGATCATAGCATTCCTCATTACCGTAGTATTTGATGTTGTCGTTGCTTGGGCACTTAAGGAACTCTACAAGAGCCATTCTTTGACTGTTTTAAGCACCTATTTGAGGATGATGCACGCTGCAATAATGGGTGTTGCCATTTTTGCCTTGCCACTTGCACTCAAAGAAACCACCCGGCAGGGTATCCTCTCACAAGTTGACACGTTCAATTACATCTGGTTAATCGGGCTTTTCTTTTTTGGCATACACCTGACTCTTTTGAGTAAAATAGCTCCTGTTCCAAAGGTTATCAAAGTTTTTCTGGCCATTGCAGGAGTTATTTATGTTGCCGATACTGCAGCTCATTTTTTACTTTCAAATTATTCTGACTTTGCCACTGTATTTTTACTATTGGTTGCCATTCCGAGTATTTTTGGAGAAATGTCATTCGCA